The DNA segment gtaactgtgaATACTCTGATATCTTTACTAAGTGCCTTTTTGTTGTtgagatgtacaagtacccggtcaCGTTGTAATCGTTGTAAAATATTCATCGGTAGATGTTAtaatggggttcgtgttgtttattctttagttttaatgttgtgtcatgtgtactattgtgatttctgtttgtctttttcatttgtagccttggcgttgtcagtttgatttagatttatgagtttgaccgtctctttggtatctttcgtccctcttttgtaaacGTCACGCACGCTGTTCCTACAACCCCTATGATTCGAAACCGAATCTTCGAAATTTCctccgcaaaacaaaataaaatgttaacaaacactaaccactataaaaactaattcagtatatgtTTTACTTTATGTTCTTATAGCTCTTGGTCATATGCTTAGTAATATCTAGGATATTTGAGGATGAAAACAACAAAGCTATGTGAAAAAACGGatgtccaacgttacatttttgAACAACTGTTTTATCTCTTATGTATAGTGGTCCTGTTTCTTATTTTCTGATCTTCTCGAAACTTGTCAGAAGCAACGAAGTGTGTCAGTTCTTGGTTAAATTATAGGCGTTTTTTTGTCGAATTTCGTTTGACTCGGTGGCTGCATATTAagctggaataaaaaaaatggccaaTGACGTTTTTCGTTGACTTAACGGCTGAAAGGTAGTTTTATAAGTAGACATAGCTAAAAATGTCTAAACAATGTGAGACAATTATAACATCTAccgaaagaacaaacatttgccTCATTGTTCGTGGGTTCAAAAGTTGTAGATTGAATAAAACCATCTTtacacagtcgtttttcaagcatagccattttgtccatgttattatttcatttgtccAAGCAATTAATGCAGGTTTTTTACCTGATATTTCAATACGTAATTCATAATTAaccaaaacaaaagttagatacacgaaaagaacataaattctagattctttttttttattaactgcatgtttggGTCTTACAGGATTAAAATGCTAcgaaacattaaaaaacagtagccattttgtccaaacGTCAAAAAACGTCGGAAAATCcaaacaaacacttttttttgcGATGTAACATGTGCAAAATTTGTTTCATTGTACTATAAATATTCTTGATATTAGAACAAATTGCGTggtataattaaaaagaaattgctatttgttacaaaaaaaacaaacacagtgCATGTTGTGCATGAAACGGAGGTAACTGAAAGACTTATCGGAAACAGCGACAAACAATAGTTTCATTGAATAAATGCAACCCCGTTTTATATACGGACGGTCAGGAGAAGATTGGTACATTTTAAAAGCAAGCAATTTCAAATCACTgggaaaataattttcaagatcggtttataataataattttatttaatggttGTATTTCGACAAGTTATGTGTCAAGgaattttttaatacaattcaattcaaattaatcaagGGTAAAGATGCTTTTATTTACTTGCATCTATGCTTGCAGACTGtcggatatatttgtattagggTTGAATCGGGATATGaaaaattttacaatgacagatgGAATGCACCATGCAATTTTAGCAGCCTGCGattaaagttttgttataattcatttattgaaaactGTATACTTCTGTCCCATTTTTCCTTCCTTCTAGTTCATTACTTACGataatacaacattttaaggtgAATTAAGGGTAAACATAATTTAATCGATTTCCACAACATGAGGTAAataaaatcattgtaaatagaCATCACAAAGTTAATAGAGGCAGATTTAGAATCAACCAACTACATAAAAAAAGCAACTGAAACTTGCAAATTGTATAAATGTACGTCAAAAAGTTCAGAAAACTCTCTTTGACGTCGTGGTGGTGTAACGTCGTGTTGTGGGAACATCGTGCGCAACgtttgtactgttacaccactgtcccaggttaggggagggttgggtaAATGAGAATTTATTGTCTGTTGCTGTTGATCATCTGCGttgcttgtttattttttggtgtGTATAGTTTTTGTATTGTTCTGTTGCACCACTGTCCCCGGATCAAGGGGAGTTAAGGAtacccactaacatgtttaaccccgccattgTATGTCGTTTGTGCCAGTCCTaggtcaggagcctgtagttcagtgatTATCGTCTGTTGCTGTGTTACAATTTGAATTTCGTTCATGTACATACATGGGGTCGACCGAGGGGGTCGATAGTGTTTTcagttgaattattttacattttctatttCGGGATCTTTGGTATAGCTGAcgatgcggtatgggcttttttCAATGTTGAAAGTCGAACGCTAACCTACATTTGCCAATTTCTCTGTCATTTGgcctcttgtgaagagttgtctcattggccctccattttttaaaaacagtcattgaaatttttattttatcttattaattaaatactttaattttattgttaattttctcaAGCAAATTTCCACTAGACTTCAcacaaaacaagtttattagGCATACTCAAATTATcttattgaaattttgattgGTAAGATTGTCTGATACAATACTTTCAACTTTCCCAATTGGGTTTAGAAGATAcgtacaattttcataaaatacacaaaaatggAAACTACTTTTAACTTGAGGAGTATCATTCAATTAACATTATTTtagagtatttaaaaaaatatatgctgcaTGATTTTCGATAAATATAACTTTAGCTGTAAttatagtttaaataaaaataaattgtgtagGTTTATATTGGCTTTTCAGAAAATACGTAGCAGATAGTTTTACCAAgtaaattccatttttctatttatagcctAACGCAACAGGTCACAATAAGCGGGAAGTAAGTTagttataaataagaagatcGGTATAGATTATAACAACTTCATTTAAGATAAACCCAATAGGCAGACCATTCTTAATTTGTTCCATTGTTTTGCAACATGACTTTAAATAAGAAATCTTGTCTTGAAAACAAACTTCGCTGTATACTGACTTCGTCAATTTTTGCCAATTTGTTCATGGCGTTAACTTTAGCGGCAATACTTGTCTATAAAGACAGAataattaaaacagaaagtGACCATTCAGGACAGTTAGACTCTTTTAACTTGCCTGCTGATTCTGGTGTGTGTATTCCGTGTGATTATCTTGGAAAGAACATCACAGCAAAAGACACTCTTTTTGACAGTATAACCAAATCAAAGGATGGTAAACAAAAACTTTGCTGTACCAACAAACCATCGTTCTTACCAAAACTTATTGGGAAGGTAATATATACTACAAGTCGTAAAAGAATTGGGTTTTGTGAAAACATTCGCTGTTTTAGATAAAAGTAATATGCTGATATTTCAGTGTACATTGAAATGTTTGTAGTTAATTTAGTTCTTTGATCCTCGCTTTGATCATGCTTTAAGTAATTTAGTCCTTGATGTGgtacattttattattgttttatttttaatatctattatatagttaTTATAGTTTAGTTgtattttgtgtacaatttaaccaataaatattggtatgattgccatttcGACAACTATGTCCACCGAATACAACTGACGGTCTTCATGCAGGAAAACAAACAGCCTCTGAGCAAACAGCCAAACAAATATCGTATAGAAAGACATTACAAACTTCATCATtggttatcatttgtttttatattagtgTCTAAGATTTAATAATTTGGTCTCGATTGCAAATCATATCTAATTTAATACTCTGGCACCATAATCTGTAGACCTTTGTCATATTTTATGGATGTTGGTAGATCGGTTAATAgaattaaatcttttaaattaataGCATACAATATTGTTTCTTTGATTTTATAGATGATAATGTCAGAACAAGAAAGAATGTCAGGTAAGTGTATTGATTCATAAACTATTTTAACACTCCGGAAGCAGATCTCAATCGTCGAGCGATTGTGTGGTTAATGTGCACCTATAATAGCATAGGATCAGATTCCCCTATGTTACACGTCATCTAATGAGATGCAGATTTTATAGCTATTCTTATCTCTGAAAACCCGGATGTTGCGGACAAACACTCAGCATGATTGTATTACTTTAACTTATAACATGTACAGCAGTAATGCAtatcaatttgtaaaattggaaagtaaacatttacattgtgtttaaatatattaacatattataataacaaataaattaacaaaaaatcaaacaaaatgttaaGTTTAATAGATTTTCAGTGTTTTAAGCGTACTAAATAATATCAATCTTTACAAATTTTTCCTTATTCTAATTTTCCTCTTTAGAGAAcagattttactttatttttcattgttatatttttacctgctggaaatgtaaacaattatacagTCCATACTATTATTATGAATAAGTTTCACAATAATCCTAGGCCTAATAAAAAGTATTCTCTGATTATTATAATAATCACTAGCAGATtcaattttgaagtaaattatgTGACTCaataaaacatactttttgCATTCTATTTTTGTGTAGATTTTCGCAGGGAAAGAAAAATTTAACTGAAAATGAATGAATTCTAATCTGAAACACAATATAAGAATTAATATtccaaatatataattttggtCTAGGTTAAGAGGgtctttgaaatatatatatatatatacatgtatactttcATAATGAGtcttattgataaaattgtACACTCatatatgtcattttctataaaatgcTTTCCTTTTTGGGCTCTAAAACTATGAATATTCTTCCATGGTAAGTTAAACTAGACCGTCTTATAGAAAAAATTTTAAGAGAGTTTGTAGAAAATTTTGTTGCAAAGggtacttttttctttctttttatatatatagggaATAATGTTAGAGGACTTTGTGTGGGTTTCTTTTCAAAGAGTACATTCCATTACtattttaaactaatatttcAACCAAAAAAGAATATTCTTCGAtacttattttttctatatagaCAACAAGGAATGGCCTTTAAGTGTacatataattgttatataaacatTCAGAAATATTACTTATTATAAAAGAATGTTAAATCAGTCTTTactaaatcatatttaattgaaattataaaagaaaaaaatactattccATATTAATTTCCTATAgtaattgtttgtttaatacAGTAACACTACTAGTAGGGGATAAGTTTGTCCGCAAGTGAGACGGATTAATCAGTGAGTAGATAAGGttaactataaatagaacaatCAGATAATCTGAACCTATGCTATTCCTAAAAGTAGTGTATTATTTACTAGACTGCACTGTACAAAAACAATCACTTGCTATGGAACAAAGATTCTGCTACTTTTGTCAATTGTAATTGAGATGGGTTAATACTTCTAAACTTTAATGTTACGAACTATGATCAATTACACTATTTGTATTATAcgaataagatattttatttttatattgtcgGGTTCTCCGAAACATATATTCACAgtgtgggaacggaactgtacggtgttttaatattttggtcattcgggagactgtcaagcggtgctccgacattcgaaaaataacaagtCGATGAATGTAAGTTTTGATTAACGcaaacattataatattaagTTTCTGCTTAAAGATTTGGTAACGAAAACATTCTACACAATATAAAAGACCAATCAAATGCTGTAAGCGACATATACAGCCAGACGTTTTCTAACAAACGGTTAGGCTCCGAGTAAATCGCTCAAAATTCGTCATCAACAtcgaaaaaaagttaaaaaataattcaaaaggaTATTCATAACTAcaccaatttttacaattaagCCTTTGGTGATATATAGTCTAACCATTCTGAAAGTTCTATAACGATTGTTTCagtagaaaattaaataaatcaattttcttGATGTTGGTTGATATTATTGACTGTACAATCACTCGCTCGCTGGCTGTATTCTCGCTCGGAGCCTTTCTGTACAATCACTCgggcaaaataataaaatagattgcATATTCAGTtcattgttttctatttcttcactcaatattgatgtattaaatatataaataagagtGACCATAAATTCTACTCGTTTTCCAATTAAGTTTCAATCGAGTACACCATTCTAACGCACACGTAGTTTTTCTATACCAGAGACACATAAATCGAAAATCagtatacaagacaaaaacCAAAACGTAAAGCACACATCATAATAAATATCGATTAAGAATAATAAGCTCGTCACACAAAATTCAGTCAATAAAGTAATTATTTCAAGTATTCCAATattttccatataaaaaaatgatgaatttacTTTCAAGCTTTGGGAATTGATTTCAACTTTggtcacaatataaaaaagcgAGGATTTCCTCTGTTTTCTGTGACAGCTTATTTActaatattattaatataacGGCTAGTCCGAGATTAGgtcccagcttgtctggcaaaacagccgttggacgtcagagtaatctcggactataTTACGGCCTGATTATGCACGAACTAATTGTCACTGGACAATAATTAAGTGTAGAATTAATCTTACGACATAAAAGTTTAGTTGAATTGTTAAGGAATATACATGTAAGATGCATGTAATACTTAAGATTTTTAGTGAAAAGAGTTCGTACAGATTCAAAGATTTAAAGTCGAGCGCTGAAGATCAAAAGTCCACATCTTAACATTTTAGCTCCAGCGATCGGGATGTAACAAATCCAGTGGTCGACTTTATATCTACACAGTGCACGACTTTGTATCtcaattgcttttaaatctTTAGCAGTGTGGATGGATTTGAAATCTGCAGCGCTGGACTTAAAATTAATGgctctggattttttttaatctccaGCGCTTGATTTCAATAACCACTCTCAGTAGGAAACAATCCGCAAATTATTGGGATAAAAATTAAACACCATGTTTAAAGTTGATAagggagtttttttttgtttttttttcatatcgaCGGGTTgtctgtttactttttattgataaattttggaACAAGTCTACATATCATATTATAtgaacaagaggctgtcacaacgacagcaaaccggatttattaacaattatttgtgtcctggcaatatcacaagaaccattactggtgaatggtgaaagtgaaaatcgtccatatcaaatttgacctccattttgtcatcagtatcaacatattaaaatttgaaaagcttagattgaatggttcatgagtaaatgcaaaaaagtgaatggaaacgccattttatgATCTTTCATGAACCATAAatactgaacggtaaaagtcaaaatcagaGACACATAAATCGaagtttattttatgttttctccattaataaacaaacaaattccAAAATGTACATTCTTTTATCTTGTGTTTGTATTTGACAGCTAGTTGGTTAATAATAATATAGATCTTACGTGTGTGATCGTGCTCAATTCTGtgaatgtaaatgataaggACGTCTCGATTACTACTTACTTTGGAGTcaattcaataatttttagGAACACTACAACTGATGATATTAATATAGATAAATAAAGAAGTTTATCAGGtcaatgtatatatcataaatatccTATTGGCTATCAAATATAATCTgagtttttatttaaagatatttgatttgtaaatttCCGTTTTCTATACACATTTGTACTAAAAGCGAGGTTTCTCATGAATACTGTAGCCAAAATCATTACTCTGCTCCCAGGCGACATTACAGAACTGCTCCAAGTGATAATACAGTCGAAAGTTGTTTACCAACGAGCGACCGTACAGTGAAAAATATTTAGTGACTTCTGTTTTCAAAGATTTAGAACTATTTTCTAGTGTAAACATGATGAAGTTGTATATGatggaaaaatatataaaaattcttattacacaacttaaaattttgttaaaaaaaccttGTAAAGTCAGATTTTCAGCTGAATGAAGACAATCATTTGCATAATTTGGGTCGGAGCTCTTacttttattccatttttttccctGTTTTCTTGCCTCTAGAATATTTTCTGACCCCTGGAATGTTTGAATATTATTGACAGATGCAATACTTTTCTCATATGCATTAAAAGTGAGCCCAGAGAtagtaattatataaaacactTAATTTCTCCGTAGCTGAAAATGCTCTCGAATGTCGGAGCTccgcttgacagtctcccgaatgaccaaaacattaaaacaccgtacagttccgttcccacacTGTGATATTTAGATAACCCTAATAGATTAAACATTTAGATCGATATTTATATCAGATATTGGAAAATACATCGAATAACAGGTAGATAATATcttaaaacaaatgtgtttcaCAGTACAAACTTAAACAGTTACATTTCTTCATAAAACAAGCCACttttataatttaacattttatgattttgaaaagaaataatagttgtaaaacaaaaaagaatatattaagTTATTCAATCATCAGTCTGATGTTGTCAAACAAAGTATCAACATTTGAGGTAATAGTTATCAGAAGAAAATCATACCATGTAATACTTGTCATATCAATTgttagtgttttgtttttatttacagaaagtgtataatttgcatttaatatatttttgtttagataCTGGAAACATTGAGGATATTTACGAACAACTTAAATGGTGGAGAAATCGACCAAACTCAATTCACATGAATCTAGATGTTGACAAATTGAAAGGTTTGTATGATTCTAAGAAATAGCAGAAtggtttaaaaatcatttacttCTTATATCTCAGTTGTTCTGTATTATTTACCTGCGGAAGTCCGCGATGTAAGCAAATGAaccatttgaaataaacaaaaacactttaaaaaaaccaCAGATAGGAACAAACTAATTCATCCCTTGTTGTTGTTAGCAATCAACTGTCTGTTTGACAGTTAAAACTGACCAATAACTTAATTCCTGATCGGCAAAATAATAATTCCGAAATTGACAGGTTCGAGTTAAAGCTTGTGGTTTATAAATACGTTAATCAGATAGGAACGCTATCACAAGTGAATATACAGACGTTAGCTAACAAAACATGTCAATGCAATATGTGAATTTCTAAAtcagattgaaaataataaaataaaaaaagtagttGTGAACTGCCATGTTACAGTTTCCCTAGAATAAACATGTATCTGGTGAAGGGCATTCGATCTTGGGGCGGGTGTACATCGGTATTTAGTGCACTGAATCCGTTATTTTTTCgatctcaattaaaaaaaaaacaccaaaaggTGCAAGTACCAAACTTTATATCCAAATGGACTTTTATTTGGTGTAAATCTGATttcagaagaaaagaaatttgtaTGGAGAACAGACAAAGACCCTCTCGGGATATCATTCAAACATGGAGTAGACATGAACACTACGACTAACAGTATTGTAGTACCAGGTCCACATCGAGCTTTGTATTTCGTCTACGTGGCAATAACTTTTGACTTTGGTGACATAGAATCCGTCCCAATATTCTACCATAACGTCACCAAAAGTCATCCACTATTACCTAATACCATAGATACTCTGCTGATGACCAAATATGGAGGATCATCGGAATCAAAACGGGTATACACGAGCTTCCTGTGTGGAACTTTCCAGATGCAAGGGAATTTCAATCTGAAAACGGAAGTGTCTTCGTATGATTACGTGTCCACGAAAAAGTACGGAAGCTATTTTGGTATGTTCAGATTGTGAAACTTCTGACTGGTTATTAAATTTACGAAAGGGTTTCGAGAGAGCAATCTTTATCAGAAGTTAATATGGGAATATGCGCTTTAGGTTTGCATATTGTGAAATGAAATAGACAGATAGGTCTAACTGCCAACTATTCTAACAGAAAACACGTAGCTGTAATTGACACTGAAGGAGATTAAGTATTGGTGTTAATGATCTCAAGTATGTTACAGGTACTGCAGCATGTGTACTTATCTAGTCAACTTGATTTTAATAATGTAAATCAGATTTATCATGCAGTCTTTACTGAATGCATAGAACTTTTAAAGAATTTGTGTTGCCATTAATTTTGTGTACAGTTTGTTTATGTATGACATTGTaccttatttgtaaataaaggaCATGTGGATTATACGTCATCAAGAAAAGTTCAGATTAAAAGTATTAATgcaattcaattcaataataAAACTACATAAACTCTGAAttgatcaaatgacaaaaacctATGAAATATGACATTTAGAAAACAACTGTCGACTATGATTGTTACAACAGCATAAGAACAATTTAATAATGAAGGAACCACCACGTCAGTGTTTCCGGGCGCTTAAAATATAAGATACATgaagatttaaaaatagaagCCCCAATAGAATAgtcaataataaatgcatgacAAATAGATTCAAATAGACTTAGAGAAAGTCTAACATCTATAATATAAGAACAATTTGTTCTTAATTTAATTCTGCATTCAACAAACGAAacaatatatttctatataacGACATTGTGTCATCTCATACACACCTTTTATCAAAGACATTCCCCcaaagcaaaattcaaaaaacaacaaaaaaaaagtaaagttatATAATATAACTTAAATATATCATTGTCGTCATCATTTATTACTCCACGTTTTCAGTTAAATTTGACcacaaataaacaattgttCGCAACATTACAACTCACATTAATTAgcattgtattattttatatgtaaaatgatatataaatcaACCGGAAGCGGTGGATACTAGTATTCGGAATGAATTATATGACTTTCAGTGAATTATTTCTTAACggaaacatacatttatattcctgatttgtttttttggctAAATAAATCAGAATATGGATAAATATCTTGATGCTCCTTTGGAACTTTGTTTTGCTCATTCAGCTGAATGTCGATCTATAATTATTCACTTCTGTATCATTTAGTCTCTGGTGGAAAaatgtctcattgtcaatcgtACCATGTACATCTTTTTAGTATATCAGCTTAACAGGCACATTGTAGCAGGGATAacatatatctttaaaatggTATTTGCACAAAGGATAAGAACAGATTTTTTGGCTAATATTTAAGCCTTGTTTAATTGGTGTATGTGTATGTAAATTAATGATGTTTTAATTCAAAAGCAAAATTCgatagtttattctcataaaaccatgcaagtacaaaggttacagagaagttgaaaaataatatacataaaaaacaaaatatgcattaaaaatgcataaaattcaaaaatttcggATGAGATAAcatattaaagaatatatatatatatacttttatagtCAAGTATAAAAGTTCAAATTGTATAAAGAAATACTTCCGATAAGTATAAGTATGGTATATAAATTGTGGTTGTTAAGAAGGAGTGAGCTTACTATTAATACATCTTTAAAAATTGCAGAGGTTTCTAAgtgtctttgtttttttttaattaaaacgtTTGTACTGTTAAAATATTACTGTTGTCTTACTTGTAATACTAGACTATAACAAATTGAGAAACACAATTTCACATACGTCATGAAGTACTTGGACAACGAACCattcatttcattattttaaacattcatagactaaaattaattaaaaaccaCAATTCCTGAAGAAAAACCATTGACGAACCAGGAAGAGGGTTAAAGACCCaatcaaattcttttaaaatacgtttgtaaatttatacatttgtactaggAAGAGATCGAATATATTAACGTTTCTGTTGCGCCAGTTTCAGAACAGCGCCTTCCAATAATAAATTAAAcgaaaaaagtattaaaaactaaattaattACCCTAAATTAAGGATACAAATTCAATTGATCCgaatttgttataacatacTAGGACTGAGTTAATAGTTAAGTTGGGTTTGAATGTGTCCCTTAGTGCTAAAAGCTAGTAGATTTACTTATTTAAGTGATTACTTTTTCTGTTGATAAaaactgtgaacgttttgtgtatttatttttaactatcTACCTATGTTAAAAGATGTGTATAATGTCAAATTACAACAAAAGTAGTGTTTGTCTCAAGTAAAACTTGAAAGATTCCCGCTGCTATTGTTTGCCAAATAGGTGCTAATTGGGTACtcgatgcaatttgggtactgtGACGTTATGTTTTTTGAACAGTTTATGCCTTATTGTTTTCGCTGGTCTCATATAAACATAATATGACTGAAGCAACTATAAGACCCCGTTTACACTGGCAACTCGATCTTAAAAAGACCAGTTCGCGTTCACATTGCACAAAGCAAAATCGATCGAGATCGATCTTATTTAATCCAGTGCGTTAACACTACAACATGAAAAGAACCGGTCTGACCTTTATTTTCACACCGAAATATAGAAACACCTGAAACAAGATCGATTGCGATCGGTCAA comes from the Mytilus trossulus isolate FHL-02 chromosome 3, PNRI_Mtr1.1.1.hap1, whole genome shotgun sequence genome and includes:
- the LOC134712752 gene encoding uncharacterized protein LOC134712752 isoform X1 — protein: MTLNKKSCLENKLRCILTSSIFANLFMALTLAAILVYKDRIIKTESDHSGQLDSFNLPADSGVCIPCDYLGKNITAKDTLFDSITKSKDGKQKLCCTNKPSFLPKLIGKMIMSEQERMSDTGNIEDIYEQLKWWRNRPNSIHMNLDVDKLKEEKKFVWRTDKDPLGISFKHGVDMNTTTNSIVVPGPHRALYFVYVAITFDFGDIESVPIFYHNVTKSHPLLPNTIDTLLMTKYGGSSESKRVYTSFLCGTFQMQGNFNLKTEVSSYDYVSTKKYGSYFGMFRL
- the LOC134712752 gene encoding uncharacterized protein LOC134712752 isoform X2, coding for MTLNKKSCLENKLRCILTSSIFANLFMALTLAAILVYKDRIIKTESDHSGQLDSFNLPADSGVCIPCDYLGKNITAKDTLFDSITKSKDGKQKLCCTNKPSFLPKLIGKMIMSEQERMSDTGNIEDIYEQLKWWRNRPNSIHMNLDVDKLKEKKFVWRTDKDPLGISFKHGVDMNTTTNSIVVPGPHRALYFVYVAITFDFGDIESVPIFYHNVTKSHPLLPNTIDTLLMTKYGGSSESKRVYTSFLCGTFQMQGNFNLKTEVSSYDYVSTKKYGSYFGMFRL